A window of the Nocardia sp. NBC_01329 genome harbors these coding sequences:
- a CDS encoding copper-translocating P-type ATPase — protein MATERGSEHTRHSGDPGSPERAHRAGAEVAVGPHGSGHTGNHAAHGSPGEHGDHGGHGDHAAMFGRLFRWMLLLAVPVVAADAMFADLVGYTVPAVLAWVSPVLGTVMYLWGGRPFLTGAVSEIRARRPGMMLLIALAITVAFLASWGAVIGLVSHELDFWWELALLIVIMLLGHWLEMRSLGQASSALESLAALLPDEAERVDESGTAVVSAGDLVPGDLVVVRPGGRIPADGTVESGTADVDESMITGESRAVRRQPGDRVVAGTVSTDSALRVRITAVGGDTALAGIQRLVAEAQNSSSRAQVLADRAAGLLFWFASGAAVLTALAWSLLGQPESAVTRTITVLVIACPHALGLAIPLVVALATERAARAGVLITDRRALEAMRTVDAVLFDKTGTLTEGAPAVVAVIGSPAFDENAVLALAAAVEGDSEHPLGRAVVSAAAHRSLDVPAATGFAARNGIGVTASVAGAAVGVGGPGLLDEYGLAPLSGAAEWSAAGSTVLHIVRNGVVVGALAAADAVRPESAQAVAALHTRGIHVAMITGDAEVVARSVAAELGIDEVFAGVLPADKGEKVRQLQAAGHIVAMVGDGVNDAPALAAADVGIAIGAGTDVAIASAGVVLAGDDPRAVLSVIELSRATYRKMIQNLVWAAGYNIVAVPLAAGVLAPWHITLPMEVGAILMSVSTVVVALNAQLLRRLDLRPEKVLTGGGRSRVSGRRRG, from the coding sequence ATGGCGACCGAACGCGGATCCGAACACACCCGGCACAGCGGCGATCCCGGGTCACCCGAGAGGGCCCACCGCGCCGGGGCGGAGGTCGCGGTGGGCCCGCACGGAAGTGGTCACACCGGGAACCATGCCGCGCACGGCAGTCCCGGCGAGCACGGCGACCATGGTGGGCACGGCGACCACGCGGCCATGTTCGGCCGGCTGTTCCGATGGATGTTGCTCCTGGCAGTACCTGTCGTGGCCGCCGATGCGATGTTCGCCGATTTGGTCGGATACACCGTTCCCGCTGTGCTGGCGTGGGTGTCGCCGGTACTCGGCACCGTGATGTACCTCTGGGGCGGCCGGCCGTTCCTCACCGGTGCCGTATCGGAGATCCGGGCCCGGCGGCCCGGCATGATGCTGCTCATCGCCCTCGCCATCACCGTCGCCTTCCTGGCCTCATGGGGCGCGGTGATCGGGCTGGTATCGCACGAACTCGACTTCTGGTGGGAATTGGCGCTGCTCATCGTCATCATGCTGCTCGGGCACTGGCTGGAGATGCGGTCGCTCGGACAGGCGTCGAGCGCACTGGAATCACTGGCGGCGCTGCTTCCCGACGAGGCCGAACGGGTGGACGAATCGGGTACCGCCGTCGTTTCCGCCGGTGATCTGGTCCCGGGCGATCTCGTGGTCGTGCGGCCGGGCGGACGGATTCCGGCGGACGGCACCGTCGAATCCGGTACGGCCGATGTGGACGAGTCCATGATCACCGGTGAATCGCGCGCGGTCCGGCGGCAGCCGGGAGACCGAGTGGTGGCGGGCACGGTCAGTACCGATTCCGCGCTGCGGGTGCGGATCACCGCGGTGGGAGGCGATACGGCGCTGGCCGGAATCCAGCGGCTGGTCGCCGAGGCACAGAACTCCTCCTCACGCGCCCAGGTGCTCGCCGACCGGGCCGCGGGCCTGCTGTTCTGGTTCGCTTCCGGTGCGGCCGTGCTGACGGCGCTGGCCTGGTCGCTGCTGGGTCAGCCGGAATCGGCCGTCACCCGGACGATCACCGTCCTCGTCATCGCCTGCCCACACGCGCTGGGTCTCGCGATCCCGCTCGTGGTCGCCCTCGCCACCGAGCGTGCTGCCCGGGCCGGAGTGCTGATCACCGATCGGCGTGCGCTCGAGGCGATGCGCACCGTCGACGCGGTCCTCTTCGACAAGACCGGCACGCTGACCGAGGGCGCGCCCGCGGTGGTGGCGGTGATCGGTTCTCCGGCGTTCGACGAGAACGCGGTTCTGGCGCTGGCCGCCGCGGTCGAAGGCGACAGTGAGCATCCGCTGGGCCGCGCCGTCGTCTCTGCCGCCGCGCACCGATCCCTGGATGTTCCGGCCGCTACCGGTTTCGCTGCCCGCAACGGGATCGGCGTCACCGCGTCGGTGGCCGGTGCGGCCGTCGGTGTGGGCGGGCCGGGGCTGCTCGACGAATACGGGCTCGCACCCCTGTCCGGAGCCGCCGAATGGTCCGCCGCGGGGTCGACCGTGCTGCATATCGTCCGGAACGGCGTGGTGGTCGGCGCGCTGGCCGCGGCCGATGCGGTGCGGCCCGAGTCGGCACAGGCGGTGGCGGCGCTGCACACCCGCGGTATCCACGTCGCGATGATCACGGGCGATGCCGAGGTCGTGGCCCGGTCGGTCGCCGCCGAACTCGGTATCGACGAGGTGTTCGCCGGGGTGCTGCCCGCGGACAAGGGCGAGAAGGTGCGGCAACTACAGGCGGCGGGCCATATCGTCGCGATGGTCGGCGACGGCGTGAACGACGCCCCGGCGCTGGCCGCGGCGGATGTGGGTATCGCGATCGGCGCCGGTACGGATGTGGCCATCGCGTCCGCTGGTGTGGTCCTGGCCGGTGACGATCCGCGCGCGGTGCTCTCGGTGATCGAATTGTCCCGCGCGACCTACCGGAAGATGATCCAGAACCTGGTATGGGCGGCCGGATACAACATCGTGGCTGTGCCATTGGCGGCCGGTGTCCTGGCGCCGTGGCATATCACCTTGCCCATGGAGGTCGGCGCGATCCTGATGTCGGTATCGACCGTCGTGGTCGCGCTCAACGCCCAGCTGCTCCGCCGCCTGGACCTGCGTCCCGAGAAGGTGCTGACCGGCGGAGGACGTTCTCGGGTCAGCGGTCGGCGCCGGGGGTGA
- a CDS encoding TetR/AcrR family transcriptional regulator: protein MTPRDPHRRQRILDAARALIPTHGIAGLTHRLVAAEAGVPVGSTTYYFADLADLTEAALTDTAAATREALAHWSATLGRSTDLPAALAALAAECLAHPDQLLTVNELYLASTRLPELRPLARVWFDGLVDILTPHTGPAAARAITIFLDGTLLHALTTGSALDTAELTAPIAALTRLTPGADR from the coding sequence TTGACCCCGCGCGATCCGCATCGCCGCCAGCGCATCCTGGATGCCGCACGGGCCCTGATCCCGACACACGGGATCGCCGGCCTCACCCATCGCCTGGTCGCCGCCGAAGCCGGTGTGCCGGTCGGCTCGACGACGTACTACTTCGCCGATCTCGCCGACCTCACCGAGGCCGCGCTCACCGATACCGCGGCCGCCACCCGGGAGGCGCTGGCACATTGGTCCGCGACACTCGGCCGCAGCACCGACCTACCCGCCGCACTCGCCGCACTCGCCGCCGAATGTCTCGCACACCCCGACCAATTACTCACCGTCAACGAGCTCTATCTGGCCTCGACCCGGCTACCGGAACTGCGTCCGCTGGCGCGGGTCTGGTTCGACGGGCTCGTCGATATCCTCACCCCGCACACCGGGCCCGCCGCCGCCCGGGCGATCACGATATTCCTCGACGGCACCCTGCTGCACGCGCTGACGACCGGATCGGCTCTGGATACCGCCGAGCTCACCGCGCCGATCGCCGCGCTCACCCGTCTCACCCCCGGCGCCGACCGCTGA
- a CDS encoding DMT family transporter → MSLALLGAAIVAEIVGTSLLKATEGFTRLWPTVASLSAYALAFVLLAQAIARGMNVGFAYAVWSGLGTTLIVIIGALFLGESLTATKIAGVALVVAGVVTLNLAGAH, encoded by the coding sequence ATGTCGCTGGCACTGCTCGGGGCGGCCATCGTGGCCGAGATCGTGGGCACCAGCCTGCTCAAGGCAACCGAGGGATTCACCCGACTCTGGCCCACGGTCGCCTCACTGTCGGCGTACGCGCTGGCATTCGTACTCCTCGCCCAGGCCATCGCGCGCGGGATGAACGTGGGTTTCGCCTATGCGGTCTGGTCCGGACTCGGCACCACCCTCATCGTCATCATCGGGGCGCTGTTCCTCGGCGAATCGCTCACCGCCACCAAGATCGCGGGCGTGGCCCTGGTGGTCGCCGGGGTGGTCACCCTCAATCTCGCGGGGGCGCATTGA